The DNA segment ACTGTTGGTCGTCATCGATCAGATATGTTGAAGGGACTGCCCTTGCCCTATTAGCTGTTCGTGCCAGTTTAATTTTTCCCTGTCCTTTGCCAACGCACACTAGTATCGTAGAATATAGCATTAATTCTAGTTTGTCATTAATTTCGTTGTGAATTTGTTCCTAGATGTCATTACACTGGTAAAGATCTCCTTCCTCCCGCTGCACTACCGTTACTCCTTGATATTGCTTCTCACCCAGGCCATGTACGCGGGCACGTGAGTGTATACCCCCGGCCAGTCCTCCAGCCCGCACCGGTTGCCGTACGAGACGATGCCCTCGAGATACCAAACCTTCTGCAGCTTCATCAGCGGACCACCGGAATCGCCGTGGCACGAGTCCTTCGCGTACTCACCACCGGCGCAGAGCTGGTTGGTCGTTATCGACGAATTCTTCGTAGCGTACTTCTCTTGGCACCGGGCATGATCGTACACCTTGATGCCCAGCTTTTGCTTAACCGCGCTTCGGCTCTCTGTATAGGACATGAATAAGAGAAACAGATGGCATTACGACCTGGCATCGAAACATGTCGTCCCAACTGGTCCTCCCCTACCTTGCAGTGTACGCCCGAACCCGGTCACAAAGTTGACCTCGCCCGTTTTCGACGCCCGGAAGTCGGTCAGTGGCAGACAAACCGGTTGCACGAAACTCGTATACTCGATCGATTGCGCCAACCGCAAGAGCGCGATATCGTCTGCGTGTGCCATATCCTGGTATCCCGGATGTACGATGACCGACTCGATGCCGGCATCGACCGGTGGATCGGCACAGatttcctcctgctcctccgtCACGCAGTCGATTTCCGTTTTGGTGTTGTATTCCCCGAGCCGTACCGAGACCCTGTAATAGAGAGTAGGGTACATGTAAGAGATAGTGCGTCACGAGAAACatagttcatttgttgttctgTGCCACTTACAGTTTGCCCTCCTTGCGCTCAACCTCTCCGATAACGCAGTGGGCAGCGGTCAGTACGTAGCGCCGATTGATCAGCGACCCTCCGCAGCTGTACTTTCGCTCGCCCTTGCGGTTTTCGTACTGCAACAGCGCCAGCCAAGGAAATTCGTCGATGTCCGCATTTTGGCCACCGTAGATCCGCATGCCGATGCTAACGCCGCACTCGTTCTTCTTCGGGTTGGGCAGCAAACCACCGACGAGCTGATCGGCCAGCTCAGCATCACCGCTCGGCGCAGTCGCCGCCGGTCCAGCGGGTGTGGTGGACGCTGTCCCAGCAGGAACAGTCGTCGCGGGTGCTACGACCGGTTTGGAACCGTTGCCGGGACAGCACACGAACGGCTGGCGTCCGCTGGTCGCTCCGGTACATTGCGATTTGCGCAGGAACTCACGCTCCTCCCAGGTGAGGATGCGCTGCTTGAAGTAGTCCAGTATGCTGTCACACTCGTAGATGGAGATGCAACGGCCCCGTAGCCTCGTCGGTGTCGTGCATTCTGTTTCGGCGAGAGGGAGAAATAAAACCTTATATGCATCGTCTCTAACACAGAAACCATCATCACTCGCGGACCATTCTTTTGTGGACTAATGATTCACAAAATCAACGAATTTACTGATTAGAGCGAAGCTGTGACTTTTGACAGTCATTTGGTTATCACTGGGTTCGTCCTTGATCTACCTGATCCCGCCCAGAAAAGAAGACACACTTTGCACGTAGACACACACGATCGAGCGGGCTGCTCACGAAACCGCCGCTACTCACTGCGCTGGTCACTCAATTCGGTCTGCATCACAGCCCCAGCCGTGCGTATGATCGATCGAACAAACGACCACAAACAGCTGAGCAAATGGAAGCGGGTTTCGACACACAAAGTAGTGCAAGAATTTGGACAAACCTGAAATACAGGTTTATTGGCATGCACGGCAACGGTGTACACATGGTTCTCACAGACCTTCGGTagacacaccacacacacacggtttcGACTtacgctgttgctgctggtgagaACCGCCGATGTGTAGGGCAAGCAGTACGCAGACCGTAAGCCAAGCTACGGACCGATTGTAGCTAGTCATAGTTCTTCCGGCTTCCGGTACAACGCCGTCTGCTGCACGTCCTCGAGTGAACTCGGCTCGGTAAGGAAACCTTCTGCAGACCACCGTGGCTAAACTGTGGCTAGAAGCCTTCGAGACACCTCCACAGGCCACAAGATGCAAAAAAACGGAGATACACGATGATGCGGTTGCTCCAAGCACAACCGACACGATCGAGCTCTGATTAGCTACTAATAACGGCAGTTCGCAACCAACACGGACGATCTCTCGATCTCACACAGTTCACCCCGGTGAGTATTTGTGTTTGAAGAAGAGCGCTTCGGAGAATCGCCGAAAATGCTGTTCAATTCTATCTGCCCGACTGACTAACCGGAATAGGATGGTACCGATGCACCAAGAATACAAAGGGTTACTTATAAAAGCTGGAACAGATTCCTCACAATCGTCTCTCGTTACCGGTAAAGGAAAGTCCCATCCTAACGTCACCACACACAGCCAACGAACGACAAATCTAAGTTAATTGAACTGGGAATGTACCGAACGAAATACGGCGAACCGTACTGTGGCGTGCGTCTACGCGCATTATAAGCCCATCGAGCGCGAGAGATTTGTTGCGTTTCAGAACATTTGTAATGAGACAAACGAAGCTGTACTAGTActaaacacacagacacacacacacacacacatacatgtcAAAACTAATGTTCCAAACCTGTCTACCAGAACACCGGCTACGGTCTATCATTATGCACTTGTTATCCGCTTGATGTACGCGCCCGTCTAGCAAACAAGCTTAGGTGTATTGCATATTCATGAAACCAGCAGCAGGGGAATggggtgtttgttttgctgctattAAAAAAACCGGCTTCCGCGAGTACAATACCGAAGAGCATTAACCACACAAGTGCAAGGTAAACTGTGCGGGGTGGCGCGTATAAGCATTTAAAGCTTCACACGATTAACAGCGACATGACTCACTGACTCGGTTGCAGCTTCATTGAGCTTCATTGATGCAGTACAGGAATCGCTTAATCATATTGGGTTTGCTTTTCTAATGGAAATATTAGCAAGAAGATGCATATGCATAATGAGTCGTAGTCGAATAACTAAATATCATACATGGAAAGGCTGTACTTAATATACTTTGATGGTTAATTTGAAAGattatagatattcaagatgtTCAGGTTGTGTGCCTAGTATTATTCAAAATGCTGATCATTCTGCGCAATCAACGCATTTTCTATTATTGGACCTATCTTGTTacccatttttttattctacggATACGTTTTTTGCCTAAATGGTAATAAAAGAAATaggaaatggaaggaaaaagcaGCACTTTGCATTAACCTCAACCCCTCTGTGGCACAGTCGGCCAGAGGCCGATACGTAAGATTTATGGGTTTGGGACTGGCAGGTAGCTTTACTTCTCGGCAACATCATACATTACTTGGTGGGATATAATGAAATTGTTAACACTTTGTTTTCCTACATCACATAGACTcgcattataaaaaaatatataattagTATTTTTCCCCTCCTACTCCACCACACCACCGGGAAAAGTTAATTTACTAAAACCTGCACGAAAAGCCCTTTGCGTCGAAACAAACCGCAATGATTTATTTCGCACCATTTTCTAATCTACTTTGCtcgtatttctttttttgtttgccacttctttttttaataaacttgTGACCAACTTCTTACCGACATGAACATCACTGGATTCCTCGATCTGCTCCTCttgatgctgctgcgggcGAATATCGTAACGTTGGGCCCGTATCCCGTCGGATTTCATCGCGCGTCTTATCATCGGATTATCGGGAAACAGAAAGGCTCCTGCTAGTGGCACCACGAAGAGAAAACTCAACCGTAAAGGGAACACCATTTTTCTGGCGAT comes from the Anopheles coluzzii chromosome 2, AcolN3, whole genome shotgun sequence genome and includes:
- the LOC120949634 gene encoding CLIP domain-containing serine protease B9 isoform X1, with the protein product MFSQSCVGFPCRKCFISGVGDTIARKMVFPLRLSFLFVVPLAGAFLFPDNPMIRRAMKSDGIRAQRYDIRPQQHQEEQIEESSDVHVECTTPTRLRGRCISIYECDSILDYFKQRILTWEEREFLRKSQCTGATSGRQPFVCCPGNGSKPVVAPATTVPAGTASTTPAGPAATAPSGDAELADQLVGGLLPNPKKNECGVSIGMRIYGGQNADIDEFPWLALLQYENRKGERKYSCGGSLINRRYVLTAAHCVIGEVERKEGKLVSVRLGEYNTKTEIDCVTEEQEEICADPPVDAGIESVIVHPGYQDMAHADDIALLRLAQSIEYTSFVQPVCLPLTDFRASKTGEVNFVTGFGRTLQESRSAVKQKLGIKVYDHARCQEKYATKNSSITTNQLCAGGEYAKDSCHGDSGGPLMKLQKVWYLEGIVSYGNRCGLEDWPGVYTHVPAYMAWVRSNIKE
- the LOC120949634 gene encoding CLIP domain-containing serine protease B9 isoform X2; translation: MTSYNRSVAWLTVCVLLALHIGGSHQQQQQCTTPTRLRGRCISIYECDSILDYFKQRILTWEEREFLRKSQCTGATSGRQPFVCCPGNGSKPVVAPATTVPAGTASTTPAGPAATAPSGDAELADQLVGGLLPNPKKNECGVSIGMRIYGGQNADIDEFPWLALLQYENRKGERKYSCGGSLINRRYVLTAAHCVIGEVERKEGKLVSVRLGEYNTKTEIDCVTEEQEEICADPPVDAGIESVIVHPGYQDMAHADDIALLRLAQSIEYTSFVQPVCLPLTDFRASKTGEVNFVTGFGRTLQESRSAVKQKLGIKVYDHARCQEKYATKNSSITTNQLCAGGEYAKDSCHGDSGGPLMKLQKVWYLEGIVSYGNRCGLEDWPGVYTHVPAYMAWVRSNIKE